GGAGGAGGCGCTCAGTGGAGTGCGTCGGACGACGGTAGCGGCTTCTCCGACTTCTTTGAGTCCATGTTCGGCGGAGGCGGTCGAAGCAGCGGCAGAGGAAACTATGCATTCCGCGGCCAGGATTATAATGCAGAGCTGCACGTCTCTTTGGCAGATGCTGCCAAAACGCACAAACAGGTTATCACGGTCAATGGCAAGAACCTGCGTATCACCGTCCCAGCCGGTATAGCCGACGGACAAACTATCAAACTGAAAGGACAAGGCGGTCCGGGTGTAAACGGCGGACCGGCAGGCGACTTATATATAACGTTCAGTATAGGTGAAGACGGTCGCTTCAAACGTGTGGGCGACGATCTGTATGTAACGGCTCCTCTGAACCTGTACACCGCCATATTAGGAGGAGAACAGATCATCGAAACGATGGATAGCAAAGTCAAACTGAAAGTAGCTCCCGGTACGCAGAATAACAGCAAAGTACGATTGAAAGGCAAAGGATTCCCTGTCTATAAAAAAGACGGACAGTTCGGCGATCTGATCGTCACCTACTCTATTGAGATACCGACGAATCTGACGGAAAAACAGAAAGAGTTGTTCCGCGAAATACAGAGTCTTAATTAATAAAACACGAGTACTATGCAAACAGATTTAATTATAGTCAACGAATATTGCCGGATATGCCATATCGAACCTTCCTTCATTTTCAGACTGGAAGAAGGCGGACTAATTGAAATCCGCATTGTCGAAGGTGAGAAGTATTTGCAGGCGGAACAATTACAGGATATCGAAAGATATACACGTATGTATTACGACCTGGCGATCAACTTCGAAGGGATCGATGCCATCCATCATCTACTGAACCGTATCAAGTCCATGCAACAGCAGATCGGACACCTGAAGAAGATGCTTCATGTATATGAGGCAAAAGATTTTGAAGAAAATGAATTATAAAATACAAAACGACACATCCACCTTACAATCAACCAGGTAGATGTGTCATTTTGTTACAAAAAACACCTTTAATCCCCAGCTTCCAGCAGAGGATTGAAAACTTTTTGCAAAACAATTTGGATCATAAGAAATAATTCGTACCTTTGCACTCGCAATCAGATAATGATAGCAACTATATCGCGGAGTGGAGCAGTGGTAGCTCGTTGGGCTCATAACCCAAAGGTCGTAAGTTCGAGTCTTGCCTCCGCAACTATCTAAAGAGAATCAACAATGTTGGTTCTCTTTTTTTATGTCTTGAAATCCCCCTCAACGGTCACTACCACGCATGAACCTAACTAAAACAGCTCGGTTAATCTCATCTCTACTGTTAAGCTGCCCCCACCAGACAACTAACCTTCAGGCTCCTATCTTTTAAACAACAATCTCCCGACTTTTAAAATTAATATATATACTCTACAAATATGCAACACTATAATTACATAAAGGCAAGGCATACCCTGCATTTATGTAATCATAATCTTTTATTATTAAAATATTAATGGTTTATACTTAAATATCCTATAGTTTACTCTGAATCTTAGTATTAGAAATGCTTACTTCCCGTAAAGATAAAAAGTCGTTTTGTCAATAAAAGCGTTCTTTTTGACAGGCGGATTTTCATATGATCCATAAATTGTCCATCTATTCCAAGCCTCTTTTAGAACATTGATATTCAGAGTTAAAATTGAGTAATAACCTATTGGACATTGAACGTTTTCCAGTTCTTTCTGTTTATATACACAGCTAAACAAAAAACACATACCTCTCCGGGGAGAATCTCCCTTCAGCCAAAATCAGGTATGTATTTTATAAGCCAAACTGTATTTCCGTCAGTCACAGTAAATGTGACTGACGAACATTGTCGTAGAACTTAACTTAAAACGCAAATGATATACCTCTTGATTTTATTGGCCTTTATCATATCAGTAGTCTTTTCCATGCTGATAATCCCACGTATTCTGATCGTGGCTCTGACGAAAAGACTTTTCGATATGCCGAACGAACGAAAAATACATACAGGAGCTATCCCCCGCCTGGGTGGCATATCATTCGCTCCAACTATCTTATTCTCGTTAGCTTTCGTATCGGCTATCGCGTATCTGGGATATTTATACGGGTTCAAAATACCTGCCGATATTACTCCGCGTATCACTCCGGATTTCTATTTGCTCACCTGTGGCTTGATCATACTTTATCTTGCCGGCATCAAAGACGATCTGATCGGACTGCGGTACCATACCAAATTTATCGTACAGATCATCGCCGCCACCCTACTCCCTCTTTCCGGATTATGGATCAATAACTTTTACGGTCTTTTTGGAATCCACGAACTGGCACCCTGGATCGGCATGCCGCTGACTATCTTCGTTATCGTGTTCATTACGAATGCGATCAATCTGATCGACGGTATCGACGGACTGGCATCAGGGTTAAGCGGAGCCGCCCTGCTTATATTGGGATCTTTGTTCCTGCACAATCATATGTGGGCCTATGCCATGTTGTCATTCTCCACATTGGGGGTGCTGATTCCTTTTTTCTATTATAATGTATTCGGACAGGCAGAACATGGCAGAAAGATATTCATGGGAGATACCGGAAGCCTGACTTTAGGATATATTCTGGCTTTCCTGTGTATCCGTTATGCAGCATACAATCCGGATATTGCCCCCTACTCCACCAGCGCCATCCTTATTTCATTTTCCACATTGATCGTTCCCATGTTTGATGTAATACGGGTGATGCTGATACGGTTCCGCAGACGTAAAAGCCTGTTCTCTCCCGATAAAAATCATATACACCATAAATTCCTAGAAATGGGCTGCAGCCCCCACAAGGCCCTGCTTTATATCCTGGCTATTTCATGGACTTTCAGCAGTCTGAATATCATATTGGTTCCCTATGTAAACATCAACATTCTATTTATCGGAGATATAGTGATCTGGACAGGACTGAACGTTTATCTGGATAAAATACAAAACAAAAAGAATTCATTGAAAGAGAAAAAAATCATCTAAAAGGTTTAATTGAATTATGAAAGCATGTTTTATGGGCTTAGGCTATATCGGCCTTCCCACAGCAATAATAGCAGCCGAACACGGCATCGATGTAATTGGCGTAGACATCAACCCGCAGGTTGTAGATATGACCAATGAAGGGAAAATACATATCGTTGAACCTGGATTACAGGAGTTATGCCGGAAAGTGGTGGCATCCGGTCATCTACGGGCTTCGGTGAAACCGGAAGTGAGCGATGTTTACCTGATCGTTGTACCTACACCGTTCAAAGGGAATCATGAACCGGATATTTCGTATGTGGAAACAGCCACTCGGTCTGTCATACCTTTACTGAAAGAGGGGGATCTGTTTGTGATCGAGTCGACATCTCCTGTCGGAACAACGGAGAAAATGACTCAACTGATCTATTCACTCCGTCCGGAACTGGAGGGGAAAATATACATCGCTTATTGTCCGGAACGTGTTCTTCCGGGTAATGTGATCTACGAGCTGGTACACAATGACCGGGTTATCGGTGGCATCAACAAAGAGTCGACAGAAAAAGCGATCGGGTTTTACAGCCGGTTTGTAAAAGGGACCCTGCACAAAACAAATGCCAAGACTGCCGAAATGTGCAAGCTAACGGAAAACTCTTCACGGGACGTACAGATTGCTTTTGCCAATGAACTGTCGTTGATATGCGATAAAGCAGGGATCAATGTATGGGAGCTAATTGAACTGGCAAACAAGCATCCGCGGGTAAATATCTTGCAACCGGGTTCCGGTGTAGGCGGCCATTGCATTGCTGTAGACCCTTATTTCATCACGGCTGAATTTCCTTATGAATCACAATTAATCGCCAAGGCACGGGAGATCAACAACTACAAAGCCTTCTGGTGCGCGGAAAAGGTAGAGAGCGCCATGCTGAAGTTCGAACTGGAGCATCACCGTAAACCGATTGTTGCCATGATGGGACTGGCTTTCAAGCCAAATATCGACGATTTACGGGAGTCACCTGCCAAATACATCACAACCAAAGTGATGCAAAGCCATAATAATGCAGACATATTAGTGGTGGAACCAAACGTAGAAGTACACAAAGTGTTCAAACTCACCGATTACAGGGAGGCATATGAAAAAGCGGATATTGTGGTATTCCTGGTGAAACACGCCCCCTTCAAAGAGTTAGTTTACGACCCAAAGAAAATAATACTTGATTTTGCCGGAGTCTACAAAAGGGAATGACAACGACAAATAATAACAAGCGCATTGCCCAAAATGCTATGATGATGTATATAAGGATGCTGCTGACTATGGCAGTTACCTTATATACTTCCAGGGTTGTTTTAAATGCGCTGGGAGTAAATGACTATGGAATCTACAATGTGGTCGGCGGAGTAGTTACCATGTTCTCTTTCTTGAAAGGGACATTAACTTCCGGAACACAGCGGTTCCTCACCTTCGAACTAGGCAGAAAGGATTTCAACCGACTTCAAAAAACATTTTCTGCCACTCTCGTCATCCATTTCTTTCTGGCTATCCTGATCCTGATTCTGGCGGAAACAGTCGGACTGTGGTTTCTCGATTACAAGATGAACATTCCACCAGACAGGATGTATGCGGCACAGTGGTGTTATCAGTTCTCCATCGCAGCCAGTCTGCTAACGATTATCCAGTCTCCTTACAACGCTTGTATTATTGCCCATGAACGCATGAATATCTATGCGTATGTCAGTATTATAGATGTTGTACTCAAGCTATTGATCGTTTATTTACTGGTAGTGATAAATACGGATAAACTGATACTCTATTCACTGCTGGTATTCCTTGTCAATCTGGTAGTCATTGGAATATACATATTATATTGTCGAAAAAAATACCCGGAATGCGCATTTATAATCGTCAGAGATAAAGCATTATATAAACCCATACTTGTTTTTTCCGGCTGGAACATGATGAGTATGTTCGGCTATCTACTCAGCAGCCAGGGAATAAATATATTGTTGAATATATTCTTCTATCCGGCTATCAATGCTGCACGTGCGATCGCTTATCAAATAAACTCGGCTTTAACCTCGTTTGTCAATAATTTCCAGATTGCCGTAACACCTCAAGTCGTAAAGTTATATGCCGACGACCAACAGGAATCAATGAAAAACCTGTTGTATAAAAATTCAAAATACGGTTTTTCATTGCTATGGCTTCTCTCACTGCCGGTCTTGCTGGAGATAAACAAAATACTCGTTTTATGGTTGAAAGAAGTTCCTTCCGAAACTATGATCATGGCCCGGCTGGTGATTATACAAAGCCTGTTCTATACCTTCAACCGTCCGTTCGATATTGCTATCGAGGCAGTCGGACGCATGAAAGAAATAAATCTGTTTACCGGCCCTATGCAGATAATGGTATTACCGGTGTCGTACCTGCTTCTCAAGATCGGATTACCCTTTTATACACCGTTCATACTGAATATTATAGTAGTGATTCTCTGCCTGGTGGTAGAAACTCATTATCTGAATAAATGGATAAATATTTCCAGAAGAGTAATCTTACAACAGATCATTTATCCTCTCTTCTATATGGTAACCCTGTCATCCATTCTGCCCGTCCTTGTTTATTTACATATGAATAGCAGTCTGTTAAGACTATTTATGGTCGTCGTAACATCATCATTCTCCGTCATAGCATGCTCCTATTTCATCGTATTGGACAAACAGGCCAGGGACTGGGTGAAAAACAAAGTCAAATCGATCTTATAATTATTGATTGCATGAAGAAAGTTATATTATCATTCGATTATGAATTATTTTTCGGAGAAAGATCCGGTACTGTAGACAACAGTATTATACGTCCTACGGAACTATTACTTAATAAACTGGATAAGATCAACGGGAAAGCAACCTTTTTCGTCGATTACTTAATGATCAAATATTTAGAAGCACAGCCGAAAACAACCAAAGAGGCCCGCAAGATAACAACCCAACTGCAGGAAATAGTACAACAAGGCCATCGTATCGAACTACACATCCATCCGCATTGGATAGATGCCCGTTACAATGGAGACGGGACCTGGGACTTTAAAGATTTCACCCACTACAGTTTGAATTCATTGCCGGAAGACACTGTTTCCGATCTATTTACCGAAGGTTGCGAGATGTTGAACAAAATTGCCGGAACTGTCGATCCATCCTATAAGGTGGTAGCTTTCCGGGCAGGCGGATGGGCAGTACAACCTTTTTCCCATTTACACAAAGCTTTTAAGAAAGCGAATATAAAAATAGACTCTTCCGTTTCCTGCGGATTTCGCTACAAAGGGAACGATTCCTTTTATGATTTCACACATGTGCCGGACAAACCGGTATATACATTCAAAGACGATGTCCTGGTAGAAGATAAAGACGGAGAATTTGTTGAATTTCCGATATCTTCCTACGAATATACATTTCCTATGCGGATTATCAATAGTATACACCGATACATCAATCCCGGATTATTCAGACAAACAACAGACGGCACCCATTCCCGGATTTCTTACGGGACTCTTCCGACAAAGATCCGGAAGAATAGTTCGATCCTGTCCAGATTCACGCTGTCACGCCTGTCTCCTTATGTATTGCTCTATGCTTTAAAGAAAGAGAAAAAGGAATTGCTGGTATTTTTAGACCATCCCAAAGATTTTACATACTCAGCTTTATCCTTTTTGACTTTACTGGAAGGAAACGTTGAGTTTCATTTGTATACAGACTTTATCGATCACTGATACATAAACGAAATATGGATAAAAAATATATATTCCATTGCATGTGTTACTCGCCAAAGGTATACTCAGGACTCGACCGGTTTACTCTTATGCTGGCAAACAAATTGGCAGAAGACCATTATCAGAATGTATTCATGTTTTATGATACACTGGAATATGCTCCTGTCTATCGCGAGGAACTGACAGAAAACGGACATACGATCGTTTTACTGGATTCCAAATCCGGTACACTGAAACTATTGAAGGAATATCTAACCTGTTTCAATTCGTACAAACCTGCGATCGTCCATGTTCATTTTACGTCGTTATTCAAATTGCTGAATTGTTTCCTTCGTCTTTTTTATCATTTCAAACTGTTTATCTCTTTTCATTCGACAGTAAACCCTTGCTCTTCCTATAAAAAGTACAGGAAACAGAAAGGATTTGTCAAAACATTACTTTACACCTGGTATTGCCGCTTTATATATCAGCAAAGTAATGCCATTATTTGTGTCAGCCAAGCTGTAAAGCGACAGTATCTTCAGTTTTTACATCATAATAGAAAAGTCAAGTGTCTGTATTTAGGAGTTAATCCTACTATAACCAGTCAGGAAAAGGCTAAAAGAATACTGCATTTTGAAGATGAAACGAGATTTCGGATATGTCATATTTCCGCTTTCGAACATCTGAAAGGAATAGATATAATCATTGAGGCTGCAGCCCTTTTGAAAGAAAAGTATCAATTAAGGGATTTCAAAGTTTACTTAATAGGGACTGACAGAAGAAATGACAATTATTCAAAAATGATAAAAGAGCTGTCAGCTCGTCTTCAGGTCCAGGAACACATCGTCTGGCTAGGGAAAAGATTTGATATACAATATATATTACCGGCCTTTGATGTGTACATCCATCCTTCCAGACAAGAAGGCATAGGAGTCTCCTTGATGGAAGCGGCTTCTGCCGGACTGCCTCTTATTGGGACCAGAGTTGGCGGGATACCGGAGGTTATTGCCCACGAATCGAATGGCTTCCTGATAAAAAGTGAATCTGCGGTCCAATTGGCTCATTATCTTTATAAACTATATCAGGATAAAAAAATTCGTCGTGAGATGGCTATCCGATCCAAAGAAAGATGGAACGACTCATTCAATATAGAGAAACAGACAAACAAATTATATCAAATATACATAAACGCTTAAAGTAAATCGACTATGATACATATCGTTGTTCTAATTGATACAAATATCGAAAGATACCCTCCCGTTATAGCCCTTTTGGATGCAATAACCCTGCAAGAAGACTTCTCCGTTACCGTTATCGAGGGAGAACATGATCCCAACATGGATAAACGTTATCAGAAACAGGCAACCTTTTTCCACCTGTACGGGAAACCTTATATGGGAAATCTGCTCCACAAAGCATACAACCGTATAAGCCGGATCATTAAATACAGGAAGTTTGTAAAGAACTATTTGACAAACAATGCATATGATGTTGTGTGGGTAGCAACAGCCGATACAGCCCTCCACTTACGGGGGATCATCGAGAAACATAATTTTATCCTGAACCTGTTTGAACTTTACGATACTTTTCCCGTTCGGTTAAAATGGCTGCATCATTTATCTGCGTATGCCCGCAACATAGTAGTTCCTGAAATAAACAGAGCCAATATATTCCGGGTATGGTTCAATCTGCCGGAAACTCCGTTTGTCATACCGAACAAACCTTCCGAACATCCGTGTTGTAAGAATCTGTCTGTCGACCAAATCGGTAACACCATTTTAGAACATATATCTAAAAAGATCATTCTATATCAAGGACACATCATTGAAGAAAGAAGACTGGATGCTATCTGTGAAGCCATATCGCAATTGCCGGATTACTGCCTGGTCCTGATGGGTAAGGAAACGGACTACCTGGTCGACCTGAAAAGCCGGTTTCCGTTTATCATCCATCAAAACTATGTTTCCCCGCCTCTTCACCTTAATATCACCAGTCATGCACATATCGGTATTGTCA
This is a stretch of genomic DNA from Parabacteroides chongii. It encodes these proteins:
- a CDS encoding glycosyltransferase family 1 protein, whose product is MIHIVVLIDTNIERYPPVIALLDAITLQEDFSVTVIEGEHDPNMDKRYQKQATFFHLYGKPYMGNLLHKAYNRISRIIKYRKFVKNYLTNNAYDVVWVATADTALHLRGIIEKHNFILNLFELYDTFPVRLKWLHHLSAYARNIVVPEINRANIFRVWFNLPETPFVIPNKPSEHPCCKNLSVDQIGNTILEHISKKIILYQGHIIEERRLDAICEAISQLPDYCLVLMGKETDYLVDLKSRFPFIIHQNYVSPPLHLNITSHAHIGIVTYTYESLNNIFCAPNKIWEYAGFGIPMLGNNIPGLQSTIGASQAGICVDTDRIGEILNAIQAIDSEYEFYSKKALAFYHSVSINKMYKDVIYQSL
- a CDS encoding J domain-containing protein produces the protein MAYIDYYNILGVNKGASQDDIKKAYKKLARKYHPDLNPNDPDAHRKFQEINEANEVLSDPEKRKKYDQYGENWKHADQFEAQQNQYGQYQGGFGGFGGNGGGAQWSASDDGSGFSDFFESMFGGGGRSSGRGNYAFRGQDYNAELHVSLADAAKTHKQVITVNGKNLRITVPAGIADGQTIKLKGQGGPGVNGGPAGDLYITFSIGEDGRFKRVGDDLYVTAPLNLYTAILGGEQIIETMDSKVKLKVAPGTQNNSKVRLKGKGFPVYKKDGQFGDLIVTYSIEIPTNLTEKQKELFREIQSLN
- a CDS encoding chaperone modulator CbpM, whose protein sequence is MQTDLIIVNEYCRICHIEPSFIFRLEEGGLIEIRIVEGEKYLQAEQLQDIERYTRMYYDLAINFEGIDAIHHLLNRIKSMQQQIGHLKKMLHVYEAKDFEENEL
- a CDS encoding lipopolysaccharide biosynthesis protein, translated to MTTTNNNKRIAQNAMMMYIRMLLTMAVTLYTSRVVLNALGVNDYGIYNVVGGVVTMFSFLKGTLTSGTQRFLTFELGRKDFNRLQKTFSATLVIHFFLAILILILAETVGLWFLDYKMNIPPDRMYAAQWCYQFSIAASLLTIIQSPYNACIIAHERMNIYAYVSIIDVVLKLLIVYLLVVINTDKLILYSLLVFLVNLVVIGIYILYCRKKYPECAFIIVRDKALYKPILVFSGWNMMSMFGYLLSSQGINILLNIFFYPAINAARAIAYQINSALTSFVNNFQIAVTPQVVKLYADDQQESMKNLLYKNSKYGFSLLWLLSLPVLLEINKILVLWLKEVPSETMIMARLVIIQSLFYTFNRPFDIAIEAVGRMKEINLFTGPMQIMVLPVSYLLLKIGLPFYTPFILNIIVVILCLVVETHYLNKWINISRRVILQQIIYPLFYMVTLSSILPVLVYLHMNSSLLRLFMVVVTSSFSVIACSYFIVLDKQARDWVKNKVKSIL
- a CDS encoding MraY family glycosyltransferase produces the protein MIYLLILLAFIISVVFSMLIIPRILIVALTKRLFDMPNERKIHTGAIPRLGGISFAPTILFSLAFVSAIAYLGYLYGFKIPADITPRITPDFYLLTCGLIILYLAGIKDDLIGLRYHTKFIVQIIAATLLPLSGLWINNFYGLFGIHELAPWIGMPLTIFVIVFITNAINLIDGIDGLASGLSGAALLILGSLFLHNHMWAYAMLSFSTLGVLIPFFYYNVFGQAEHGRKIFMGDTGSLTLGYILAFLCIRYAAYNPDIAPYSTSAILISFSTLIVPMFDVIRVMLIRFRRRKSLFSPDKNHIHHKFLEMGCSPHKALLYILAISWTFSSLNIILVPYVNINILFIGDIVIWTGLNVYLDKIQNKKNSLKEKKII
- the wecC gene encoding UDP-N-acetyl-D-mannosamine dehydrogenase — protein: MKACFMGLGYIGLPTAIIAAEHGIDVIGVDINPQVVDMTNEGKIHIVEPGLQELCRKVVASGHLRASVKPEVSDVYLIVVPTPFKGNHEPDISYVETATRSVIPLLKEGDLFVIESTSPVGTTEKMTQLIYSLRPELEGKIYIAYCPERVLPGNVIYELVHNDRVIGGINKESTEKAIGFYSRFVKGTLHKTNAKTAEMCKLTENSSRDVQIAFANELSLICDKAGINVWELIELANKHPRVNILQPGSGVGGHCIAVDPYFITAEFPYESQLIAKAREINNYKAFWCAEKVESAMLKFELEHHRKPIVAMMGLAFKPNIDDLRESPAKYITTKVMQSHNNADILVVEPNVEVHKVFKLTDYREAYEKADIVVFLVKHAPFKELVYDPKKIILDFAGVYKRE
- a CDS encoding glycosyltransferase family 4 protein, whose product is MDKKYIFHCMCYSPKVYSGLDRFTLMLANKLAEDHYQNVFMFYDTLEYAPVYREELTENGHTIVLLDSKSGTLKLLKEYLTCFNSYKPAIVHVHFTSLFKLLNCFLRLFYHFKLFISFHSTVNPCSSYKKYRKQKGFVKTLLYTWYCRFIYQQSNAIICVSQAVKRQYLQFLHHNRKVKCLYLGVNPTITSQEKAKRILHFEDETRFRICHISAFEHLKGIDIIIEAAALLKEKYQLRDFKVYLIGTDRRNDNYSKMIKELSARLQVQEHIVWLGKRFDIQYILPAFDVYIHPSRQEGIGVSLMEAASAGLPLIGTRVGGIPEVIAHESNGFLIKSESAVQLAHYLYKLYQDKKIRREMAIRSKERWNDSFNIEKQTNKLYQIYINA